Genomic DNA from Candidatus Cloacimonadota bacterium:
TTTGTTTGAAGTTCAAACCCACCTGTTTCAGCAAAAACGCCCTCCGAGGAGAGCGTGATGCCAAAATAATATCTGTATCTTTAAGAAAATTATGTAACATTTTTATCTATTTCGTCATAGAGGTCATCAATGAGTTGCTCTACTTTTTCAATAATATCATCAAAGGCACAGGAAAATTTATCGCCTGTTTTTCGAATTTTGATCTCTACCATTTCATTCTCGAAATTCTTCTTACCAACGATAATATGGATAGGAATTCCAATAAGATCAGCATCTTTGAATTTAAAACCGGCTTTCTCATCTCTATCGTCATACAGAACATCGATGAACTCATTTTGAAGCATCTCATAAACATTATCACAAAATGAGGTGATATCCTCTTCAGCAGGTGAGAGATTGATCAGTTCGACATCATAAGGTGAAATCGAGATCGGCCAGATAATGCCATCTTTGTCATGGAACTGCTCGATCGCAGCAGCCATTGTGCGGGTAATACCAATACCGTAGCAGCCCATCTGGTAAGGAACAGGAGTTCCGTCTTCGGCATCATAGGTTGCATCCATGATCTTGCTGTACTTATCGCCTAGCTGGAAAATCTGCCCAACTTCGATACCTCTGAAAGAGGTCATTTCTTTTCCGCATCTTGGACAACGATCACCTTTTACAGCTTGTTTTAAATCAACCCATTTGTCTATGTGGGCATCTCGTTCCAGGTTAACGCCTTTATAATGATAATCAGCTTCATCAGCACCGGTGACCATATTTTTTATACCTTTAAGATTTTCATCAGCATATATCTTAATTTTCTTCGTACCAACCGGTCCCACAAATCCAGCAATTGATTTAACTACATTTTCAATCTCAGCTTCAGTAGCAAATTCAAGATTAACACATTGCAGGAAGTTCGCAAGCTTTATGTTGTTGATCTCTCGGTCTCCTCGAATGAGAACGGCAATGAATTGATCATCTGCCTTGTATACAATTGTCTTGATCAAATGGCTTGGACGGATACCAAGAAATGCACTAACTTCCTCTACAGATTTTTTGCCGGGGGTGTGAACTTTCTCGAGTTCTTTCAGTTTCTCTTTGTCATTTACCTCAAACGGAGCGATCTTAGCATTTTCAGAGGTTGCAGCATAGCCGCATTCGCAATGTAGTACTTCAGATTCGCCTGTTTCTGCAAGTACCATGAATTCATGTGAAGATGAGCCACCGATTGCACCTACATCTGCTTCTACTGCAACACTGTTCAATCCGCAACGCGCAAAAATTCTTGAATAGGCATCGTACATGTCATCATAACTCTTCTGAAGCCCTGCATTATCTTTATCAAAACTATATGCATCCTTCATGATGAATTCCCGTGAGCGCATCACACCAAATCGTGGTCTAATCTCATCGCGGAATTTAGTCTGTATCTGATAAAGATTTATTGGTAATTTTTTATATGATTTTATGTCATATTTTGCGATAAGAGTTATTACTTCTTCATGCGTTGGACCAAGGGCAAATTCACGTTCATGGCGGTCTGTCAGTCGCATCAGTTCAGGACCATACACAGCCCATCTGCCCGACATTTCCCAGAGTTCGCGCGGATGGAGCACCGGCATGAGGATTTCCTGGCATCCTTTATCATTAAGCTCCTCGCGAACAATAGTCTCGATATAATTGATAACTTTCTTTGCGATTGGCAGATAGGAATAAATGCCCGATCCGAGTTTTCGCAACATACCGCTGCGTATCATCAGGGTATGGCTTTGTATTTCTGCTTCTGCGGGTTTTTCTTTAAGCGTAGGAATAAACGCCTGAGAGAATCGCATGAATGCCTCCAATAAGAATTTGCATTCAACTTTTTTTTGCAGTGTTGCAGTGTCAAGAAAAGCAAGATATTAGCATTACTTAGAAAGAAATATCATTTTGTTTGTATTCTCTCATTATTCAACTTCTTGACAAAAAAACCCTCCCTGTTAACAACAACTCAAAATCCAAAGGGGAGGTCGCGTGAAAAATGTTTTTTTCACGGGCATACTTTTTATGCTCCTGCTGCCATTAAGTGTAACGGCACTTGATATACAATCCACTGATACCAATCTCTTAATTACAGGAAAATTCGATCCATGTACTGTTGAGACAGAAAAAAGGGGAGAGTCTCAATTCTGCTCGCTTAGTATAGACGGTTATGCTTCAACAGGAGAGCCGGGCAAAGCTTCATTGCCTGTTTTTTCTCAACTCTTTGCATTACCACCATCCGGAAGTTACATGTTATCTGATTTTTCTTTCACATATGATGAACAGGTCATAGATGAAAAGATACGGCCTTTCGGTTGGGAAGATGATCTCACTCTTGATGAAGATTTTTACAAACAAGATGAATGGTATCCCAATGAAATAGTAACCATCGGCTCACCGGTTATCATGCGGGGATATAGATTCTGCCAGATTTCGATCGCAGCTGTTCAGTACAATCCTGCACAGAACATGATACGAACTCTAAAAGATATCAAAGCAGAGTTTGAACTTGATACATCAAACGATGAAAATCCTTTAACAGATACTAAAAACAGGTCGTCATACTCATTTTCAAAAATTGCATCAGAACATATTTATGGAATGAGTAAGGACGGCATCAACGATAATGGAAGCTATCTCATCATAACACCAGACGCTTGTGCATATTCACTTGAATTACTGGCTGAGTGGAAGAGAAAACTTGGTCATGAGGTGACCATCACACTCCTCTCTGAAATAGGAGCTTCACCTGATAATTATGATATAAAAGACTACATTCAGAACGCCTATCTTTCGTGGGATGTTCCCCCGGAATTCGTTATTCTCGTTGGAGATGTTACAGGTAATTTTATAATGCCATCATTTTATGTTGATGGGTATTTGACACCATACGATGTCTCAGATCATCCATATACACTCCTTGATGGAACGGACTATTTTCCTGATATTTATATCGGTCGTATTTCAATTCAAAGTTTAATGAACCTGAATACTATTATTACAAAAATTATTACGTATGAAAGTACTTATATTGCAGGAAATTGGTATGATGAAGCACTCATGATATCCTGTATCGATCCTGAGTATGGTATGTTTACACACTATATTACGAAATTAAATATTGGAACAAAGCTTTATTATGATGGTTTCAACCAGGTTGATTTCTTTACGTATCCGATGAATGTCGGCATTCCTCAGTTAATCAGCATGATCGATGACGGGTACACATTGATCAATTTCAGAGGTTTTGGGAGTCCGCTCTATTGGTGCAACTCCTATGGGTATCACTTTTTAAATTCATCTGATTTGCCCTCTTTGAATAACGGTTTCATGCTTCCCATGCTAACGAGTATGACCTGCGGCGGGGGTGACTTCGCTTTCACCGAAGCAGACCAATGTTTCGGTGAATTATGGATGGCAGAAGGTACACCCTCAAATCCAAGAGGTTCAATCGGATTTATTGGACCGAGTGAATGGGACACAAAAACTCCATGGAATAATTGTAATGATATGGGAATCTATCAGGGTATCACACAGGAAGATCTCTTTCGATGCGGCGAGATGATGCTTCGCGGAAAGATGGAACTTTATAATAATTATCCTCACAACCATGCCTGGGGTGGTTCACTCGATTCTGATCAATTCTATTTTTATGTGTACAACCTGCTCGGTGATCCAGGATTGCAGGTTTGGACTGATGAACCAAAAGATATTACGGTTATCACTGAAGATGAAATATCTGATATGCAAAATTATCTGGTTGTGGAAATTGATGTTGATGATGAAAAATCAGACTTCATGGTTTCCCTTACAAAAGATGGAGCACTTATCACAAAAGGTATGACTGATGAAAATGGCAGTGTAACACTCTTTGCTGATTTTCTTGTTGATTCATACCAGGTAACAGCATCGAAGTATGAATTTCTTCCTGAGGTCGTTAATATATCTGTCAATGCAGAAAGCCAACTTGACGTGACTGAAGTTACTTTCATCGATGATCCAATTTCAGGTACTGATGCTGAGTATTCTGTTACGCTTGATAATCCTAATCTCATTAATGCCGAAGATATTGAAATAATGATCTCGACTGATGAAGAAGCTGTAACAGTCATTACAGACAGCGCTTACGTGCAGAATATCCCAGTAGGTGCATCACATACCTTTGAAAATCTCCTTCTAAGCATTAATGAAAAATGGGCGGCTGGTAAAACCGCGAATGTTGACGTGAATATCAGCTCTAATTTTGGAGATCAGTCATATATCATTCCGGTAGAGATAGTGAGTCCTGAGCTTGTTCTTATGGACTTTCTCGTTCAAAATGCAGATACCTGTCTCATTCAAAACCAACAAGATAACGTCATCATCAAACTTACAAATACAGGTGATGTGCAAACAGGATATATCAGCGCGACTCTTTTGTGTACAAATGGTAAAGCTGATGTCATCCAGGATGTCAGTTTCTATAACTCAATAGCAGTTGGAGAAACAGGGTCAAATCTTGTATATTTCTCTGTATTACCGGATGAAGTAATAACAGGTGAGATCGCCCAGTTCGAGTTAGAGATTACGAAAAATGACTCTATTGTACAAACTCTTCAATTCTCAATACCTATTGGCTTAATAGAAGAAACGAGCCCAACCTTCTCAAATTATGGGTACTATGCAATTGAAAGTTCAGATACAGGATTTTTCAATGCTCCGGTATATGATTGGGTAGAACTCAATCCTGCAATGGGAGGACAGGGGATACCTGTTTGGGGAGATTATACATCGGTCGATGGATACACAAAAATTCTCAATCTGCCTTTTGGATTTACGTATTTCGGGAACTTTTATGAAACGATATCAATATCATCAAGCGGTTGGCTTTCAATGGGAGAAGAAATAATTTATCACAGGAACAGGACAATACCCTCCGGATGTGGACCTTCAGCGATGATCGCACCATTCTGGGATAACCTGCAGAATGGGATCATTTTTTCGTGGTTTGATCAGGATGAGCATAGATACATTATTGAATGGCAGGCATTTGAAAATTTTTATGATCCCAGTGTAAAAGAAACGTTTGAAGTTATTTTGTATGATCCGGAATATTACCCGACTCCAACAGGCGACGGCGAGATTCTGTTCCAGTACCAGACAATATCAAATGTTGATCAGGACGAGAACTATGCGACCGTTGGCATTGAGAATTTTCCTCAAACGGATGGTGTTCTCATGACCTATGCAAATATCTATGCACCAACTGCACATACCCTCCAGAATGAAACTGCCATTCTTTTCACAATAAAAGAAGGACCTGATATTCCGCTCCTTGAGATCGCACCGCAGCAGCTGGAATTTACCATTCCTCAGGATACTACTGAAACTGCATATCTGACACTTACGAATTCATCAACACAAGAGTTATCATATTGGATAGAATCATCTCATTTTTCACGGGATGAAGCAAAGGAAGGCGGCAAAAGTATCGAGAACGACTTTATTCTCTGTACAACAGCATCATATGTTCCCGTCATTCCTATTCAGATTCTGTGCTATCTTTATCATAACAGTCCGGATGATGAACCAGTTTACGGTGTTCGTCTGGACTTCTCTGATGGTGTGTTCGTGAACACCGCAGACAATGTGGCATCTCTTAACTATAATGGAGAAACAGGAATGGGAGCTTCTGTTACCTGGGGCTTCGGGAATGGAACTCCCGTTTATATTTCAGGGGTGCATGGATTCCAGATCAATGTTACTATAGATCCAAGTATTACAGGACCGATCGAAGTTGGATGGTATCTCGAAGGTGACGGTTCAGGAACTGCTCCACATTCAAAAGAAGGAACCTTTACACTACAACCTTCAACCAATTCATATCTATGGATGGACTATCCCGATGGGGGAGAAACACTTGTTTACAGTACAATAGATACGATCAGATGGTTTACCTATGGATCGATTGATAATGTGTCGGTTTATCTTTCACGAGATAACTGTAATACATGGGAAACACTAGCCGAAAATATCCCGAATACTAACGAATTAGCATATACAGTTGCTGGTGTACTTTCTGATAATTGCAGGATCAAAGTTCAGAATACTAATGGATCACAGAATGATATGTCGGATAATACATTCTCAATCAATATATTCGATATTACTCATCCTGAAAATGGTGAAGTACTGGAATATAATACATTGGATACTCTTATATGGTATTATACAGGTATTTATCAAAATGTGATACTCCAATTCTCTCCTAATAACGGCTATACCTGGGAAACGATCAACAACGAAATGCCTAATGCTGGTACTTATGAATATACTGTCCCGGGTCCTCCCTCACGATGGTGTG
This window encodes:
- a CDS encoding T9SS type A sorting domain-containing protein; the protein is MKNVFFTGILFMLLLPLSVTALDIQSTDTNLLITGKFDPCTVETEKRGESQFCSLSIDGYASTGEPGKASLPVFSQLFALPPSGSYMLSDFSFTYDEQVIDEKIRPFGWEDDLTLDEDFYKQDEWYPNEIVTIGSPVIMRGYRFCQISIAAVQYNPAQNMIRTLKDIKAEFELDTSNDENPLTDTKNRSSYSFSKIASEHIYGMSKDGINDNGSYLIITPDACAYSLELLAEWKRKLGHEVTITLLSEIGASPDNYDIKDYIQNAYLSWDVPPEFVILVGDVTGNFIMPSFYVDGYLTPYDVSDHPYTLLDGTDYFPDIYIGRISIQSLMNLNTIITKIITYESTYIAGNWYDEALMISCIDPEYGMFTHYITKLNIGTKLYYDGFNQVDFFTYPMNVGIPQLISMIDDGYTLINFRGFGSPLYWCNSYGYHFLNSSDLPSLNNGFMLPMLTSMTCGGGDFAFTEADQCFGELWMAEGTPSNPRGSIGFIGPSEWDTKTPWNNCNDMGIYQGITQEDLFRCGEMMLRGKMELYNNYPHNHAWGGSLDSDQFYFYVYNLLGDPGLQVWTDEPKDITVITEDEISDMQNYLVVEIDVDDEKSDFMVSLTKDGALITKGMTDENGSVTLFADFLVDSYQVTASKYEFLPEVVNISVNAESQLDVTEVTFIDDPISGTDAEYSVTLDNPNLINAEDIEIMISTDEEAVTVITDSAYVQNIPVGASHTFENLLLSINEKWAAGKTANVDVNISSNFGDQSYIIPVEIVSPELVLMDFLVQNADTCLIQNQQDNVIIKLTNTGDVQTGYISATLLCTNGKADVIQDVSFYNSIAVGETGSNLVYFSVLPDEVITGEIAQFELEITKNDSIVQTLQFSIPIGLIEETSPTFSNYGYYAIESSDTGFFNAPVYDWVELNPAMGGQGIPVWGDYTSVDGYTKILNLPFGFTYFGNFYETISISSSGWLSMGEEIIYHRNRTIPSGCGPSAMIAPFWDNLQNGIIFSWFDQDEHRYIIEWQAFENFYDPSVKETFEVILYDPEYYPTPTGDGEILFQYQTISNVDQDENYATVGIENFPQTDGVLMTYANIYAPTAHTLQNETAILFTIKEGPDIPLLEIAPQQLEFTIPQDTTETAYLTLTNSSTQELSYWIESSHFSRDEAKEGGKSIENDFILCTTASYVPVIPIQILCYLYHNSPDDEPVYGVRLDFSDGVFVNTADNVASLNYNGETGMGASVTWGFGNGTPVYISGVHGFQINVTIDPSITGPIEVGWYLEGDGSGTAPHSKEGTFTLQPSTNSYLWMDYPDGGETLVYSTIDTIRWFTYGSIDNVSVYLSRDNCNTWETLAENIPNTNELAYTVAGVLSDNCRIKVQNTNGSQNDMSDNTFSINIFDITHPENGEVLEYNTLDTLIWYYTGIYQNVILQFSPNNGYTWETINNEMPNAGTYEYTVPGPPSRWCAFRIISPDYTTSNRTLGVFTIVDTPIGWLQVGASSGTLEPGGSALIPIHVNTTELEAGYYEAYVCVTSQIGQKINIPIMLEVSYGNDDEPQEDVANTTIYPNPFISSATISYYKTKNSQDHVEIIIYNIKGQLIREIEDIHSQQGVNEVVWNGKDRYGKSVSSGLYYYQIKVGNEIIGTNKCLLMRE
- a CDS encoding proline--tRNA ligase, with protein sequence MRFSQAFIPTLKEKPAEAEIQSHTLMIRSGMLRKLGSGIYSYLPIAKKVINYIETIVREELNDKGCQEILMPVLHPRELWEMSGRWAVYGPELMRLTDRHEREFALGPTHEEVITLIAKYDIKSYKKLPINLYQIQTKFRDEIRPRFGVMRSREFIMKDAYSFDKDNAGLQKSYDDMYDAYSRIFARCGLNSVAVEADVGAIGGSSSHEFMVLAETGESEVLHCECGYAATSENAKIAPFEVNDKEKLKELEKVHTPGKKSVEEVSAFLGIRPSHLIKTIVYKADDQFIAVLIRGDREINNIKLANFLQCVNLEFATEAEIENVVKSIAGFVGPVGTKKIKIYADENLKGIKNMVTGADEADYHYKGVNLERDAHIDKWVDLKQAVKGDRCPRCGKEMTSFRGIEVGQIFQLGDKYSKIMDATYDAEDGTPVPYQMGCYGIGITRTMAAAIEQFHDKDGIIWPISISPYDVELINLSPAEEDITSFCDNVYEMLQNEFIDVLYDDRDEKAGFKFKDADLIGIPIHIIVGKKNFENEMVEIKIRKTGDKFSCAFDDIIEKVEQLIDDLYDEIDKNVT